AAATCCCTGGTCTATATACTTATTTTACAGCATTCATAACAAGTTTATGTGCCTCACAGTATACTCATTTTCCTCTACCTCTCTTTCTCATATTTCCATGTAGCAATGGCCAATCAAGCAGTCCTTGAGTGCCTCTATGTGCCGTGAGATGCACTGGCGTTGCCTCCTCCTGTCCTTGCTCATGTACAGCTGCCTGGGTGCTATGGCCTGGTGTCAGCTCACCCAAGTCACCAAGTTGAGCTTTGATTCCTCCAGTACTTCCATTACCGCCTCAATGAACTCTctgagaggaggaggagggcgcGCCATGATATACCATGACAGCCCTTGCTCTGATGGCTATGTGTTCATCCCCTTGGCCTTCCTGCTCATGCTCTATACCGTTTACCTCATGGAGTGCTGGCACTGTCGAGCCCGCAGCGAGCTCCAGTCCAAGGCCAACGTGGACAGTGTCTACGAAAGggttctgcgcatgcgtcaagctcGACCTTGCATCTGGTGGAAAGCCATCAGTTACCATTTCGTACGTAGGACTCGACAAGTGACACGTTACCGGAATGGGGATGCCTACACCACCACACAGGTTTATCACGAGCGTGTTAACACACATGTGGCAGAGGGAGAATTTGACTATAGCCGTTGTGGCATGCGTGATGTTTCACGCAACTTGCATGGACTGGAAGGTCATGTAGCGACACGATTGCATTTCACCAAGTGCTTCAGTTTCGCAGGCACAGGGCCAGAAAATTCTTACCTCAACCAACGAGCGAGGTTCTTCTCGGAAATCGAAGGCCTGGATGACTATATGGAAGCCCGTGAAGGCATGCTGCTAAAGAATGTCGATTTCAAAGAGCACCTCATAGCTTATGTAGATCCTGACCGACTACCATGGTACACCTCAAGGGTCACCTTTTGGATGGCTGCTCTCCTCATGCTCTCTTGGCCACTTCGAGTGCTGATAGAGTACCGTACGGCTTTTGTGCACTACCAAGTCGAGAAACTATTTGGGTTAGAGTACAGCAACAGCAGCCCATCTCCAGAGGCGGTCGTTGCTGTGAGGAACACTCGGTACGGCCTTCCAAGAGCAGAAACGGTGGACAGCACAGAGCTGGAATGGCACATTCGCTCAAATCGTCAGCTTATTCCTAGCTACTCAGAGGCCATGCTGATGAATCTGGGGGCTTCGGGGTCAGACCACACAGGCAGCATATCCTCCAACCACTTCTTGTTGGACAACAACCCAGCACAGAGCTATGGGACATTGCAGAACTGTGAGCACTGTTGCCAACATGAGGGTGGACAAAGACGGCCAACCATCAGCTCAAGCTGTTCCTCCATCTTCTCTCGACACACCTTCCACTCCCGTTTGTCCCTGGATACCTCCCACTTCTCACTATGCCGAATGTATGGCTCCAGACGCACCATGGGACTGTGGAGGAGCCGTAGTAGTACACTTACAGAGCGCTGCTGTCCTGATGAGCAGTGCTGCAGGTCTTACACCAGTCAGCTGGCCCTCAATGACAGCCCACCCAACTACCAAGATGCTCGCTTTTTCCCAGTCCTTATTGTACATCGGCCTGAGGGCTGTGGGGACTCTTCAGAAGTGAGAAGGTATTATGTACGCAGGAGCTCCTGTTGTATGGAGACTTCTCTGTGAAGTGGCTTGAACTGGTCAGCTGACTGAATCAATAAAAGAGAGTGGTGTTGGCTTAATCGTTATTACTTGCACTACGCAGAAAGTAGACTTGGTGGCTTTTTGATTCCATGTGAGAAATTGCTTTGACTTGGATTCAAGTAGTCGACAGCAaatgaagtgtattctgatgaatgTGTTCCTGCTCTAATGGCtaatacatgcaaaaaaaaagtagaaatgtGGCTTATTCAGTGCTGCACTGAACACtttttctgtttacattttttattttaatcaaaggGCTGGATTGGAATTACCCATAAATAGATTCAAGCTCTTCATACTTATAGTTTAACAGCTGGGAAAAACTGTTCAATGACAAATATTTCagatttaattaatacatttaaaagaaaCTCCTACCACAAACATATGTTAGAAAGCAAAACATGCAATGCTTGGTGTAGTAAACATTTGTGACATCAGAGTCACTGAACTTGAGCCAACAAAGAACAAAAGGTTATGAATGTAGACTTGTTCAGTGGAGAGATTAAATTAAGAGAGAAATAATAAATTCACTTGCTGccattttccttttttaaatcatgtggCATAATTATTAATAACACATACATTATGTCATAATATATGTAATTTCTTACAAGACCTTTCCTGTTggtattatttgcattttttaacattaatgcattgaTCATTTCTTATTTAACACAACTTGGCCATAGTGTCATCGCAGAAGCAAATAAGAATTgctatataattattaaaaataatagagaTTTACTTGTCAGCCAATGAATGGAAGGAGAAAAATCCCTTTTTAATACATAGTTCAAAAACATTTCTATCTCTGTTCTCTGCTAATAACCTTTACAGTTGtcttttttgtaaattatttttgctaatgccattcaatttaattaatttgttgGCATCACAAAGTTGTCTGTGGTGTCTGATGGTGCATATGGGCAAAAGTTACATGGCAATTTGCTCACCTTGTTTCAAAGAGAGGCAGTCTATAATGTATGCAGCTAGCAGGAAATTGTACTTCTGAAGAGTTTCCCAGACACAGCAATATGGTTCTATGCCTTGATAATGTATACATTTGAATTACATTGCCTCATCAAATGAGCTTGGTGAAAAAGACTCATCATTTACATCAATGCCCTTTAAACTACCGATAAATGTGATGGCCTTTGTGATGTGAACTTTATGTTTGAAATACGGATGTGTGAAAGTATAGACTGCTGCAGGCAAGCAATGCAGTAGGTTTAGTGCCGTTAAAATGGCAGTGACTGGTTAAAAAATATTGTGGAATAAAATTGTGCTGATGCTATAACATGAAAGTGTATCCTAACCATGTTATTCATCTGAATTATTTGTTCttttcatgtgcaaatgtgatcACGATTGCTTTTGTTTCCTCTGTTCTGTAGACAGCATTGTCTGCTTACACATTCTGTGTTATGTGCAGGTGTTGTGACCAACACAGTGTCATGACAATTTGTAcgagattttaaaaaaaacatacaatattgCTTGATTTCAGTCATACGAAATCGCATACCTTTACATCACCCGATCACATTCGCTTCACTCATCTTCT
This Myxocyprinus asiaticus isolate MX2 ecotype Aquarium Trade chromosome 20, UBuf_Myxa_2, whole genome shotgun sequence DNA region includes the following protein-coding sequences:
- the si:dkey-13p1.4 gene encoding transmembrane protein 151B encodes the protein MLSLDLETDTTAEDTAPSTPDGGAETPASLDVLEEQWPIKQSLSASMCREMHWRCLLLSLLMYSCLGAMAWCQLTQVTKLSFDSSSTSITASMNSLRGGGGRAMIYHDSPCSDGYVFIPLAFLLMLYTVYLMECWHCRARSELQSKANVDSVYERVLRMRQARPCIWWKAISYHFVRRTRQVTRYRNGDAYTTTQVYHERVNTHVAEGEFDYSRCGMRDVSRNLHGLEGHVATRLHFTKCFSFAGTGPENSYLNQRARFFSEIEGLDDYMEAREGMLLKNVDFKEHLIAYVDPDRLPWYTSRVTFWMAALLMLSWPLRVLIEYRTAFVHYQVEKLFGLEYSNSSPSPEAVVAVRNTRYGLPRAETVDSTELEWHIRSNRQLIPSYSEAMLMNLGASGSDHTGSISSNHFLLDNNPAQSYGTLQNCEHCCQHEGGQRRPTISSSCSSIFSRHTFHSRLSLDTSHFSLCRMYGSRRTMGLWRSRSSTLTERCCPDEQCCRSYTSQLALNDSPPNYQDARFFPVLIVHRPEGCGDSSEVRRYYVRRSSCCMETSL